The Cellulophaga sp. RHA19 genome includes the window CTAGATGGTATGTTGGGAACACAGTAATGTATAACACCGTGTTTTTTTATTGTTGGTTTATTGTGTGTTGTGAGTTCAGATGTTTCAAAGCAACCACCCATATCTATACTAACATCTATAATTACTGCATCTTTTTTCATATTTTCTACCATGGTTTCTGTAACTACAATAGGTGAGCGGTCTTTGCCTCTAATTGCGCCAATAGCAACATCACATCTTTTTAAAGATTTTAAGAGGTTTTTAGGTTGTAAGGTAGATGTGTAAACTGTTTGTTTTAGGTTGGTTTGTATTTGTCTTAATTTGGTAATGGAGTTATCAAATATTTTTACATTAGCACCTAGTCCAATTGCAGATCTAGCGGCAAATTCTCCAACGGTTCCTGCGCCAATAATAACAACTTCTACAGGTGGTACGCCACTAATATTACCAAACATTAGGCCGTTACCATTATTAGTAGTAGCCATTAATTCTGATGCTATTAAGACAGATGATATACCAGCAATTTCACTTAATGAGCGTACTGCAGGATATTTACCATCTTCATCTTGTATGTATTCAAAAGCAATTGCTGTAATTCGTTTTTTTGCTAATTCTTCAAAATATTTTTTAGATTGTGTTTTTATTTGAAGCGCAGATATAATAGTTGTCTGCGGGTTTAGCATTTGTATTTCTGATATTGTAGGTGGCTCTACCTTTAGTATAATAGGACAAGAAAATACTTTTTTAGTATCTTTTGTAACTTCAGCACCAGCATTTGTATAGTCTAAATCTGTAAAATTTGCACCTTCACCAGCACCAGACTCAATTAAAACTCTATGTCCGTTGCAAGTAAGTGCATTTACGGCATCAGGAGTTAGACAAATTCGTTTTTCTTGATACTGGTTTTCTTTCAGCATACCAATGAATAATTCACCCTTTTTTCTAAGAATTTCTAGCTTCTCTTCCTGTGGTAATAATTGGAATTTGCTAAAAGGCGAAGAAGGCTGATTCATATCCGTTAGTATTTGTTATTTTGACCATCAAAATTACAATTTTATTTTTAAAATAGTTGCTTTAATTACTTTTTCTAAAAGTGTTTTAAAAACTGATTTTACGGTCGGTAGGGTTAATTACTTCTAGTTTTATATTGGTAGCATCTTCAGGTAAAAATGAACTTATTTTTTCTGGCCACTCTATAAATACCCATTTGTTTGCGTAAAAATAGTCTTCTACGCCAATGTCTAAAGCTTCCATTTCGTCTTCAAGTCTATAAAAATCAAAATGATAAGCTAAAGTGTTGCTCTTGTTGTCTTGGTATTCGTTTACAATGCCAAAAGTAGGACTAGAGGTGTCGCCAACCACACCAAGCTCTTTCATTATAGCTTTAATTAAAGTAGTTTTTCCTGCGCCCATTTCACCGTAAAAACATAAGGTTTTGGTTGGTGCATTTTTAATTATATCCTTAGCAATATCCTGAATTTCTGGTGTAGAAAAAGTTTTATTCATTTTTTATAAAAAATTACAAGCGTACAAAAGTAATTAGTAGTAAGTTTTAAAACAATTATCTAGGCTCTAAAACAGCAAATGGTATAATCATTTCTTCTAGTGAAACACCACCGTGTTGGTAGGTATTTCTGTAGTAGCTAACGTAGTGATTGTAATTATTTGGGTAAGCAAAAAATAAATCGTTTTTAGCAAATATAAAAGAGCTGCTCATATTTATTGTTGGCAGTTGTAAATCTTTAGGGTTTTTAGCAGCTAGTACATCTTTATCCTCGTAAGACAAGCTACGACCTGTTTTGTATCTTAGGTTTAGACTAGTGTCTTTATCACCAACAACCTTAGATGGTTGTTTTACGTTTATAGTGCCGTGATCTGTGGTTATAATTAATTTTTGTCCCATTGTTTGTGCTTGCTGTATAATTTCTAACAAAGGGGAGTTTTTAAACCAGCTAACTGTTAAAGATCTGTAGGCTTTGTCGTTACTAGCAAGCTCTTTTATTACTTCCATTTCTGTTTTAGAGTGAGAAAGCATATCTACAAAATTGTATACAATAACTGTTAGGTCGTTGTCTTTTTGTGATTTATAATTTTGAGATAATTGTTTACCTTGTTTTAGACTGCTAATTTTATGGTATTCCCATTTTAAATCTAATCCAAGTCTTTTTAATTGTGCGCCAAGAAAATCTGCTTCGTGTAAATTTTTACCGCCTTCTTCAGTGTCGTTTTTCCACCAATTTGGATGTTGTTTCTCCATTTCTAAAGGGGTTAGGCCAGAGAAAATGGCATTACGAGCATACTGGGTAGCAGTAGGTAAAATACTAAAGTAAGGTTCTTCTTTAACTTTTTTGTAAAATGAGTTAACAGTACTTTCAAAAGCTAACCATTGGTCATATCTTAAGTTGTCTACCACAACTAAAAGCGTAGGTTTTTCTTTTAGTTCTGGTTTTATTAATTTTTTAAATAGATTTTGGGATAAAACAGGAGCATCTCCGCCAGCAAACCAGTCTGGGTAGTTTTTTTCAATAAACTTGCTAAATTGATTATTTGCTTCAATTTTTTGAGATTCTAGAATTTCAAACATTCCGGTATCTTCAATTTCTTCTAATTGCAGCTCCCAGTGAATTAAGTTTTTATATAAATTTACCCATTCTTCATAGCAATTAACCATAGATAAATCCATCGCTATTTTACGAAACTCTTGTTGGTAGTTAGACGTTGTTTTTTCAGATATTAATCTAGAGTGGTCTAAGCTCTTTTTTAAGCTAAGTAGTATTTGGTTTGGGTTAACAGGTTTTATAAGGTAATCTGCTATTTTAGAGCCAATTGCCTCTTCCATAATTAACTCTTCTTCACTCTTGGTAATCATTACAACAGGGAGAGATGTATGTGTTTTTTTTATTTCAGATAATGTCTCTAAACCACTAATACCAGGCATATTTTCATCTAAAAAAACAATGTCCACTTTTGTATCTTCTAGTTCTTCTAAAGCTTCTCTACCACTTTGGCAGGTTATTACTTCATAATTTTTCTTTTCTAGAAATATAATGTGTGGTTTAAGTAAATCTATTTCATCATCTACCCAAAGTATTGTTATCTTGTTCATTTAGTGTCTATATTTGTAATTGTAAAGAAAGAAGATTTTGATTATATCTAACAAACTTAAAATATTCAATGATCCAATTTACGGATTTATTGGCATACCAAGCACGCTAATTTTTAATATTATTGCGCATCCTTATTTTCAGAGGCTTCGTAGAATATCACAAACGGGCTTAACTTATTTGGTGTATCCTGGCGCACAGCATACTAGATTTCAGCATGCTCTTGGTTGTATGCATTTAATGGAACAAGCTGTGCAAATACTGCGCTTTAAAGGAGTAAAAATAACAGATGTTGAAGAAGAAGGGCTTTTATGTGCTATTTTATTGCATGATATAGGTCACGGTCCGTTTTCACATGCAATGGAGCATACTATTGTAGAAGGTGTAGATCATGAAGCTATTTCATTAGTGTTTATGCAGCAATTAAATAAAGAGTTTAAGGGCAAGTTAGATACTGCAATTGCTATATTTAAAAAAGAACATCCTAAAAAGTTTTTAAACGATTTGGTGTCTAGTCAGTTAGATATGGATAGATTAGATTATCTAAAAAGAGATAGCTTTTACACTGGTGTAGCAGAAGGTAATATTAATGCAGAGCGTTTAATTACAATGCTTAACGTTGTAGACGGTGATTTGGTTATAGAGGAAAAAGGAATTTACTCTGTAGAAAAGTTTTTAATGGCTCGTAGGTTTATGTATTGGCAAGTTTACTTACACAAAACAGGCTTAGTTGCAGAGCAATTGCTTATAAAAACACTAAATAGAGCAAAAGAATTAATACATAAAGGAGAAAATTTACCTTGTAGCTCTATTTTATCATTCTTCATAAAAAATAAAATAGAGTTGAAAGATTTTAATGCAGATGTGATTAAAAAGTTTTCTGAGCTAGATGATGTAGATATTATGGCAGCTATAAAAGAGTGGCAACATAATAGCGATTTTGTTTTATCTACATTAAGTAGAATGATATTGCATAGAGATTTACTTCATATTAAAATGAAGAAAAAGCCAATAGCGACATCAAAACTTAAAAAAGAATTTTCTGCTTTTAAAGAAAAATACAATTTATTTGATGAAGAAACAGCATATTTTGTTTTTAGTGGAGAAATAAAAAATACGGCTTACATACAGCATACACAACCAATTAAGGTGTTAAAAGAAAACGGAAAAGTAACAGATGTATTAAAGGCATCAGACCAATTAAATAGTAAAACGTTATCAAAAACGGTAACTAAATACTACGCTTGTTATCCAAAATTATAATATGCTAGCGTAAAAATATTGTAAAGTATTTTTATTAATATTACAATAGTTTAATCCGTATAACACAGCATTTTACTAGGTTTTAATATAAGCCAACTTAAGTTAAGTATAATAATTTCACTATTTTTCTTACTTTTGTGGCCGTTAATTGTGGTTTTATAAAAAAGCCTTAATTTTTACTCATATATAATAAAGGATAAAATACCTTAATAATTAATTAACAATAAGTGAAGTTTACAGCTAGTCAGATTGCAGGTATTTTAGAAGGTGAAGTTCAGGGAGATCCTGAAACAACCGTACATACACTTGCTAAAATAGAAGAAGGAGAAGCGGGTTCGCTTACCTTTTTAGCTAATCCCAAATACATACCTTACCTATATACTACAAAATCATCTATAACAATAGTTAATAAAGATTTTACTCCAGAAAAGGAATATACAACTACCTTAATAAAGGTAGATGATGCTTACCAGTCTTTTACAAAATTATTAACTTATTATGATCAGGTTAAAAATGACAAAAGCGGTATAGAGCAACCGGTTTATATAGATGAGTCATCTAGTTATGGAGAAAATGTTTATTTAGGTGCATTTAGTTACATAGGTAAAAATGTTACAATTGGTAAAAACGCTAAAATTTATCCTAATGTTTACATATCAGATAATGTAACTATTGGCGATAATGTATCTTTGTTTTCTGGTGCAAAAATATGTTCAGATTCTATTATAGGAGATAATTGTGTTATACATACAGGAGTAATTATAGGTTCTGACGGATTTGGTTTTTCTCCAAATGCAGATGGTACTTTTACAAAAATACCTCAAATAGGTAATGTAATTTTAGAAGATAATGTAGATGTTGGTGCAGGTACTACTATAGATCGTGCAACAATGGGGTCTACTATTATTAAAAAAGGAGTTAAGCTAGACAATCAAATACAAATAGCACATAATGTAGAAATTGGAGAAAATACTGTAATTGCAGCGCAAACCGGTATTGCTGGTTCTACTAAAATTGGTAAAAATTGTATGATTGGTGGTCAGGTTGGTATTGTTGGTCACATTTCTATTGGAGATAATGTGCGTATACAGGCTCAGTCTGGTATTGGAAAAAATATAAAAGATAATGAGGTTTTACAAGGCTCACCAGCTATGAATTATGGTGATTTTAATAAATCTTATGTGCATTTTAAGAACTTACCAAAAATAGTAAAAGGAATAAATAACATTGAAAAAAAGTTTGATGGCAAATAAACCAAATGCAAAACAGAGAACTATAGCTAAGGAAGCTACCCTTACAGGTGTAGGTTTACATACAGGTGAAAAAGTTACAATGAAATTTTTACCTGCTCCAGAAAACCATGGTTATGCTTTTAAACGTATAGATTTAGAAGGAGAACCTATTATAGAGGCAGATGCTAATTATGTAGAAAATACACAACGTGGTACTAATTTAGAAAAAAAAGGAGTTAAAATACAAACTCCAGAACACGTTTTAGCAGCTTTAGTTGGTTTAGAAATAGACAATGTTTTAATAGAGTTAAATTCTCCAGAACTTCCAATTATGGATGGTTCTTCTAAATACTTTGTAGAAGCTTTAGAAGGGGCAGGTGTTGTTGAGCAAGAGAAAGAAAGAGAAGAGTATATTGTTAAAGATGTAATCTCTTATAAAGATGAAGCTACTGGTAGTGAAATAACTATTATACCTTCTGATGAATACCAAGTAACAACTATGGTAGATTTTGGTACTAAAGTATTAGGTACTCAAAACGCTACCTTGTTAAAGTTGTCAGATTTTAAAGAGGAAATTTCTAATGCAAGAACTTTTAGCTTTTTGCACGAATTAGAAATGTTATTAGAACACGGGCTTATTAAAGGCGGTGATTTAAATAATGCCATAGTATATGTAGATAAGGAAATATCTGATGAAACTATGAAAAAGCTTGAAAAAGCTTTTGGAAAAGAGAAGTTATCTGTAAAACCAAACGGAATTTTAGATAATTTAACATTGCACCAGCCTAATGAAGCTGCGCGTCATAAATTGTTAGATGTAGTGGGTGATTTAGCTTTAACAGGTGTAAGAATACGTGGTAAAGTTATAGCTAACAAACCAGGGCATTTTGTTAATACACAATTTGCTAAAAAATTGGCTAAAATAATTAAGTTAGAGAAAAGAAATAGTGTGCCTAAATATGATCTTAGTCTGCCTCCTTTAATGGATATTCACCAGATTATGGATATGCTGCCACATAGACCTCCTTTCTTATTAATAGATAGAGTTTTAGAGCTTTCTGGTAACCATGTAGTTGGTATGAAGAATGTTACTATGAACGAACCCTTTTTTGTAGGGCATTTTCCAGGGGCACCTGTGATGCCAGGAGTATTACAAGTAGAGGCAATGGCGCAAACAGGAGGTATTTTGGTTTTAAGTACTGTACCAGACCCAGAGAATTACTTAACATTTTTTATGAAAATAGATAAAGTTAAGTTTAAACAAAAGGTTTTACCAGGAGATACATTAATATTTCACTGTAGCCTTATAACACCAATACGCAGAGGAATATGTCATATGCAAGCGTATGCTTATGCAAATGATAAATTAGTTTGTGAAGCCGAAATGATGGCACAAATAGCAAAAAAACAATAGAATGAATCAACCTTTAGCGTATATACACCCAGGTGCTAAAATCGCAAAAAATGTTGTTGTAGAACCTTTTACAACAATACATAACAATGTAGTAATAGGCGAGGGAACTTGGATTGGGTCTAACGTAACTATTATGGAAGGCGCAAGAATAGGAAAAAATTGTAATATTTTTCCAGGCGCAATTATATCTGCTACACCGCAAGATTTAAAATATGCTGGTGAAGAAACTATTGTAGAGATAGGAGATAACACAACTATAAGAGAATGTGCTACAATAAACAGAGGTACATCAGATAGACAAAAGACTAAAATTGGTAAAAATTGCCTAATTATGGCATATTGCCACGTTGCTCACGATTGTTTTGTGGGTGATAATTGTATTTTTTCTAATAATTCTACATTAGCAGGTCATGTAACAGTTGGCGACAATGTAGTTTTAGCTGGTTTGGTTGCTGTGCATCAATTTGTATCTATTGGTAACCATGCATTTGTAACTGGTGGTTCTTTGGTACGTAAAGATGTTCCTCCTTTTGTAAAAGCAGCAAGAGAGCCTTTATCTTATGTAGGTATCAACTCTGTAGGTTTACGTAGAAGAGGAATAACTTCTGAAAAAATTAGAGAAGTTCAAAATATTTACCGAATATTATATCAAAAAAATTATAATAATAGTCAAGCTGTACAGATAATTGAAGCGGAAATGGAAGCAACTCCAGAACGTGACGAGATTTTGCAGTTTATTAGAGATTCTCAAAGGGGAATTATGAAAGGCTATTTTAGTTCAAATTAAATAAAAGTATGGCATCAACATCAGACATTAGAAAAGGATTGTGTATTAGATACAATCATGATATTTTTAAAATTATAGAATTTTTACATGTTAAACCAGGAAAAGGTCCTGCTTTTGTAAGAACTAAATTAAAAAGTGTAACAACGGGTAAAGTAATAGATAATACTTTTTCTGCAGGTCATAAAATTGATGATGTTCGTGTAGAAACACGTTCTTATCAATTTTTATATGCAGAAGGTCCAACGTATCATTTTATGAATACGGATGATTATAACCAGATTACATTAGAAGAAAATAGCTTAGATGCACCAGGATTGTTAAAAGAGGGTGAAGTTGTAACTATCTTATTTAACACAGAAGATAGTTTGCCATTATCTGTAGATATGCCAGCTAGTGTTATTTTAGAGGTAACATATACAGAGCCAGGTGTAAAAGGGAATACAGCAACAAATGCGACTAAACCAGCAAAGGTAGAAACTGGGGCAGAAGTAAATGTTCCTCTTTTTATTAATGAAGGTGATAAAATAAAAGTAGATACAGAAAAGGGTTCTTATATGGAACGTGTAAAGGAATAAACTCTTTGCAATTTTGTAAAATATAAATATACGTACAATAGAAGTTTGAAATTTCCCATTCCACATACTTTAAAGCAAATTGCAGCTATTATAGACTGTAATTATGTAGGTGAAGATAGTTTTTCTGTTTTAGGGATGAACGAGATTCACGTAGTTACCAAGGGCGATATTGTTTTTGTAGATCATCCAAAGTACTATGATAAGGCCTTACAATCTAAAGCAACCATTATTTTAATTAATAAAGAGGTAGCTTGTCCAGAGGGTAAAGCATTATTAATTTCAGACGATCCGTTTAGAGATTTTAATAAACTCACGACGTATTTTAAGCCTTTTTTAAAATCTGTTTCTACGGTTTCAGAGACAGCAAAAATAGGAGAGAACACAGTAATACAGCCTAATGCTTTTGTTGGTAACAATGTAACTATTGGTAAAAACTGTGTTATACATTCTAATGTCTCTATTTATGATAATTGTGTGTTAGGTGATAATGTAACAATACATGCGGGTTCTGTTTTAGGAGCAGATGCTTTTTATTATAAAAATAGGCCAGAAGGATTTGATAAGCTATTATCTGGAGGAAGAGTTGTAATAGAAAGTAATGTAGATATTGGAGCTCTTTGTACTATAGATAAAGGTGTTACAGGGGATACTACTATTGGAGAAGGTTCTAAGTTAGATAATCAAGTGCATGTTGGTCATGATACTGTAATTGGTAAAAAGTGTTTAATAGCTTCGCAAACGGGTATTGCTGGTTGTGTTGTTATAGAAGACGAAGTTACTCTATGGGGTCAGGTTGGTACAACTAGCGGCATTACAATAGGTAAAAAAGCTGTAGTAATGGGTCAAACTGGTGTTACAAAATCTATTGTTGGTGGTAAAAGTTATTTTGGCACTCCAATTGAGGAATCTAGGGAAAAACTTAGACAATTGGCTAATGTTAAAAAAATACCATCTATTTTACAAAATATTAAAAATAAATAAACAAAGAATACTTTAATAATCGCTAACAAAGCTATATTTTTGTGAAGCGAAAAAATAACAAACGATATAATGAGTGTTTTAGTAAATAAAGATTCCAAAATAATTGTACAAGGGTTTACAGGTAGTGAAGGTACTTTTCACGCTGAGCAAATGATAGAATACGGTACCAATGTTGTTGGTGGTGTAACACCAGGTAAAGGTGGTCAAGAGCATTTAGGAAGACCAGTTTTTAATACAGTTTTAGAAGCTGTTGAAAAAGTTGGTGCAGATACAACTATTATTTTTGTACCGCCAGCTTTTGCTGCGGATGCAATTATGGAAGCTGCTAACGCTGGTATTAAAGTAATTATTACTATTACAGAAGGTATCCCTGTTGCTGATATGGTTAAAGCTTCAGATTATATTAAAGATAAAGATTGTCGTTTAATAGGTCCTAACTGTCCAGGTGTTATTACTCCAGGTGAAGCTAAAGTAGGTATTATGCCTGGTTTTGTATTTAAAAGCGGTACAGTAGGTATTGTTTCTAAGTCTGGTACTTTAACTTATGAGGCGGCTGACCAAGTTGTACGTCAAGGTTTAGGTATTACTACTGCAATTGGTATTGGTGGTGACCCAATTATTGGTACAACTACTAAGGAAGCTGTTGAATTACTAATTAATGATCCTGCTACAGAATGTGTAGTAATGATTGGTGAAATTGGTGGACAGTTAGAAGCAGATGCAGCAAAATGGTATAAAGAGAGTGGAAGTAAAAAGCCAATTGTTGGTTTTATTGCTGGTGAAACTGCTCCTGCAGGTAGAACAATGGGGCACGCAGGTGCTATAGTTGGTGGTAGTGATGATACTGCACAGGCTAAAAAAGCAATTATGAAAGATTGTGGAATTCACGTTGTAGATTCTCCTGCTGAGATAGGTAAAAAAGTGAAAGAAGTAATGGGTTAATCCATATTCTTTTTAAAAATATAAAAGCGTTTACTTATTTAGTAAACGCTTTTTTTTATGCATCAACTTAATGGGTTGCACTGTTGTAAAGTTTTTGTTTATCAATCTTAAAAAAAAGAAGTATGTCTTTTAAAGGTGTAAAACATACCCTATATTTGGCTTGCAACAACGCAAAATTTTATTAGATGAAATTGTTAGAAGGAAAAAACGTAATTATTACTGGTGCTAGTAGAGGTATTGGTATGGGAATAGCAAAAGTATTTGCAGATAATGGTGCAAATGTAGCCTTTACATATAGTTCTAGTGAAGCTCCTGCTTTAGAATTAGAAAAAGAATTAACTGCTAAAGGTGTAAAAGCTAAAGCATATAAAAGTAATGCAGCAAGTTTTTCTCAGGCAGAAGAATTAGTAGCAAATGTATTAGAAGATTTTGGTGGTATAGATGTATTAATTAATAATGCAGGTATTACTAAAGATAACTTGTTAATGCGTATGGGAGAGGAAGATTTTGATGCCGTAATTGAAATTAACCTAAAATCTGTTTTTAATATGACAAAAGCAGTACAACGTACGTTTTTAAAACAACGCAAAGGTTCTATTGTAAATATGAGTAGTGTTGTTGGTGTTAAAGGTAATGCAGGACAAACTAATTATGCAGCGTCTAAAGCCGGAATGATTGGTTTTACTAAGTCTGTAGCTTTAGAACTAGGTTCTAGAAACATTAGATGTAACGCTATTGCACCTGGTTTTATTGAAACTGAAATGACTGATAAGTTAGATGAAAAAGTTGTTCAAGGATGGAGAGACGGAATTCCTTTAAAACGAGGTGGTTCTCCTGACGATGTGGCAAATGCTTGTTTGTTTTTTGCTTCAGATATGTCTGCTTACGTTACTGGCCAAGTGCTTAACGTAGATGGCGGAATGTTAACATAATAGAATACTTAAATTTATATTGAAAAATAGAGACAATTAATACATGCAAATTACAACTGTACTGTGGGTAATTTTAGCAGCAATATTTGCGCTGCTTGTAGTCTTGTTTCAATATTATTATAAAGCTAAAAGGAGAGGTAAACTTATTGTTTTACTCTCCTTTTTACGTTTTTTAGGTATTTTTGGAGTTTTGCTACTACTTATCAATCCAAAAATCACTAAAAATATTTATACGGTAGAAAAAACTAAACTAGTGGTTTTAATAGATAATTCTGCCTCTATAAAAAATAGTAAGTCAGCTAATAAAGTACTAGAAGTAGTAAATAATATTAGTGAAGATGTAGATCTAAAAAGTAAATTTACAATAGACACGTATTCCTTTGGTGGTAGTTTAAATAGCTTACAAGATAGTTTAACATTTAAAGAAGTGAATACGAATATTGGTGCTGCACTACAAGGAGCAGAAGATATTTATAGAAACACCAATACGGCTATAGTTTTAATAACAGACGGAAACCAAACATTAGGACAGGATTACGAGTTTTTAACATCAACCTATAAAAAGCCTATTTATCCTATAGTTGTAGGAGATACTACAAACTACACGGATTTAAAAATAGATCAGGTTAATAAAAATAATTTTGCTTTTCTAAATAACAAATATCCTGTAGAAATTTATGTTTCGTACACAGGAAATAAAACTGTAACAAAGCAGCTTACTGTTACTGAAAATGGTAAAAATGTATTTAAGGAAAATATAACCTTTTCTAAAACCGAGAACAGCAAATTTATTACAACAAATATAGAAGCAAAAAGTATTGGTGTTAAAAAACTTAGGGTAGCAATTTCTACTTTAATAGATGAAAAAAACACCATAAATAACACTAAAACAATAGCTCTGGAGGTTATTGATGAAAAAACAAATATTGCAATTGTATCTAATGTAGAGCACCCAGACTTAGGCGCGTTAAAAAAGTCTATAGAAAGCAATGAGCAACGGTCTGTTACTATAATTAAACCTAATAGCTCGCTTAGTTTATGGCAAAACACAGATGTGTTTATATTTTATCAGCCAGTAAATAGTTTTAAAAATGTTATAGACTATGCTGTAAATTCTAATAAAAACTCTTTTGTAATTACTGGTTTGCAAACAGATTGGAATTTTTTAAACTCGGTTCAAAACACTTATGTTTTTGAGAGAGGCTTTCCTGTGCAAGAAGTAATGCCAACTATAAATTCTTCTTTTTCTAAGTTTGATGTGTCTAAGTTTTCAACTAATAATTTTCCTCCTTTGCAAAGTAACGTTAGTCCTGTTTTTCCTAAAAATGAAAGCTTAACTATTTTAAAAACAACCATTCGTGGTATAGCTATAGAATCTCCTTTACTGTCTGTTTCTGATATAGATAAAACAAAGCAAGTGTATTTGTTTGGTGAAGATATTTGGAAATGGAGAATGCAGACCTACAGAAATGATAAGGATTTTAAGTCTTTTGATGATTTTATAGGTAAAATAATACTGTATTTGGCGTCCAGCAACTCTAAAAATAGTTTTACTCTAGATTATAAGCAAGTGTATTTGGGTAGTAATGAAGCGGTTATTAATGCATCAGTTTTTGATGACGCTTTTGAGTTTGATTCTAATGCTACTGTTATTCTAAAAATAAGGAATAAAGAAAAATCAACCTATAAAGAAATTCCAATGTTGCTAAGCGGGTTTAATTATAAAGCAGATTTAAGTAGTTTGTATGCTGGTGATTATACATTTACTGCAACTGTAAAAAACACAAATACTT containing:
- the lpxA gene encoding acyl-ACP--UDP-N-acetylglucosamine O-acyltransferase; the encoded protein is MNQPLAYIHPGAKIAKNVVVEPFTTIHNNVVIGEGTWIGSNVTIMEGARIGKNCNIFPGAIISATPQDLKYAGEETIVEIGDNTTIRECATINRGTSDRQKTKIGKNCLIMAYCHVAHDCFVGDNCIFSNNSTLAGHVTVGDNVVLAGLVAVHQFVSIGNHAFVTGGSLVRKDVPPFVKAAREPLSYVGINSVGLRRRGITSEKIREVQNIYRILYQKNYNNSQAVQIIEAEMEATPERDEILQFIRDSQRGIMKGYFSSN
- the efp gene encoding elongation factor P, which encodes MASTSDIRKGLCIRYNHDIFKIIEFLHVKPGKGPAFVRTKLKSVTTGKVIDNTFSAGHKIDDVRVETRSYQFLYAEGPTYHFMNTDDYNQITLEENSLDAPGLLKEGEVVTILFNTEDSLPLSVDMPASVILEVTYTEPGVKGNTATNATKPAKVETGAEVNVPLFINEGDKIKVDTEKGSYMERVKE
- a CDS encoding UDP-3-O-(3-hydroxymyristoyl)glucosamine N-acyltransferase, which translates into the protein MKFPIPHTLKQIAAIIDCNYVGEDSFSVLGMNEIHVVTKGDIVFVDHPKYYDKALQSKATIILINKEVACPEGKALLISDDPFRDFNKLTTYFKPFLKSVSTVSETAKIGENTVIQPNAFVGNNVTIGKNCVIHSNVSIYDNCVLGDNVTIHAGSVLGADAFYYKNRPEGFDKLLSGGRVVIESNVDIGALCTIDKGVTGDTTIGEGSKLDNQVHVGHDTVIGKKCLIASQTGIAGCVVIEDEVTLWGQVGTTSGITIGKKAVVMGQTGVTKSIVGGKSYFGTPIEESREKLRQLANVKKIPSILQNIKNK
- the sucD gene encoding succinate--CoA ligase subunit alpha gives rise to the protein MSVLVNKDSKIIVQGFTGSEGTFHAEQMIEYGTNVVGGVTPGKGGQEHLGRPVFNTVLEAVEKVGADTTIIFVPPAFAADAIMEAANAGIKVIITITEGIPVADMVKASDYIKDKDCRLIGPNCPGVITPGEAKVGIMPGFVFKSGTVGIVSKSGTLTYEAADQVVRQGLGITTAIGIGGDPIIGTTTKEAVELLINDPATECVVMIGEIGGQLEADAAKWYKESGSKKPIVGFIAGETAPAGRTMGHAGAIVGGSDDTAQAKKAIMKDCGIHVVDSPAEIGKKVKEVMG
- the fabG gene encoding 3-oxoacyl-[acyl-carrier-protein] reductase — translated: MKLLEGKNVIITGASRGIGMGIAKVFADNGANVAFTYSSSEAPALELEKELTAKGVKAKAYKSNAASFSQAEELVANVLEDFGGIDVLINNAGITKDNLLMRMGEEDFDAVIEINLKSVFNMTKAVQRTFLKQRKGSIVNMSSVVGVKGNAGQTNYAASKAGMIGFTKSVALELGSRNIRCNAIAPGFIETEMTDKLDEKVVQGWRDGIPLKRGGSPDDVANACLFFASDMSAYVTGQVLNVDGGMLT
- a CDS encoding vWA domain-containing protein, with the translated sequence MQITTVLWVILAAIFALLVVLFQYYYKAKRRGKLIVLLSFLRFLGIFGVLLLLINPKITKNIYTVEKTKLVVLIDNSASIKNSKSANKVLEVVNNISEDVDLKSKFTIDTYSFGGSLNSLQDSLTFKEVNTNIGAALQGAEDIYRNTNTAIVLITDGNQTLGQDYEFLTSTYKKPIYPIVVGDTTNYTDLKIDQVNKNNFAFLNNKYPVEIYVSYTGNKTVTKQLTVTENGKNVFKENITFSKTENSKFITTNIEAKSIGVKKLRVAISTLIDEKNTINNTKTIALEVIDEKTNIAIVSNVEHPDLGALKKSIESNEQRSVTIIKPNSSLSLWQNTDVFIFYQPVNSFKNVIDYAVNSNKNSFVITGLQTDWNFLNSVQNTYVFERGFPVQEVMPTINSSFSKFDVSKFSTNNFPPLQSNVSPVFPKNESLTILKTTIRGIAIESPLLSVSDIDKTKQVYLFGEDIWKWRMQTYRNDKDFKSFDDFIGKIILYLASSNSKNSFTLDYKQVYLGSNEAVINASVFDDAFEFDSNATVILKIRNKEKSTYKEIPMLLSGFNYKADLSSLYAGDYTFTATVKNTNTSKSGAFTILDYDVEKQFTSSNYKKMDRVAENTNATLFFIDDISGLKQDLLSKEALKPVQRSKENIVSLVEFKFLLGLILLVFAIEWFLRKYNGLT